The DNA region CAGATTCTTTGCCCTTTCCACATGCCCACGATAAACGTCTACGGCATAGGCGATCGCTTGTAACGTAAAAAAGGAAATCCCCATCGGAAGCAGGACTCCGGAAGGATACGCATATAGGGAATCGCAGGGTTGCAGTCCCAGAATCGCATTCCAAGCCGTGAAGGAGAAATCCAGGTATTTAAAGAAATACAAAAGGATTAGATTTCCCCAAACGGCTAGATTCAAAAAAAATAATTTTCCGAATTTGCCTTTCATTCGATCCATCCAGACCACGCAAAAATACGTGAACACGATGGAATAGATGAGAAGTGCTACGAACGGTATCTTGAAGACCGCGTAAAAATACAAGCTGACTGCGAATAGCCACCACTTCTGAAATCTAGCAGGGAGTACGAAATAAACGAAAATAACTAGGGGGGCGAATATCAGGTATTGGACAGAATTAAAGAGCAAAGGGCGGCTCCTCTAGATGTTTTGCCAGCGAGTCCGCCAACCATTTGTTCCCGATCTTCGTAAAGTGGCCGTCCTCAGGAATATAATAATCCAAGATTCCGATTCTGTGCCCGCCCGGCTCGATTCTGCACATCCGTTTCGTATCGTTTTTTAAACGAAGTACGGGAACCCCTTTCCCTTCAAAGTAAGCCGAAGCTCGGAGAGCGTAGTTTTCCAGTTTATGGTATTTTCCGTTCGTGTGGCAGAAAATCTCCTCCACCTGGATCGGAACGATAACAGGCACAAGACGGAATCCCTTTTCTTTCGCAAGCCTGATCATTCCGTCGTAGCTCCTCCGCGTCAGTTCGGGCAAAGGCTGCAGTTCGGAACCCGAAGGAGGATGATCTTCGCAACGAATGTCCGCAGGAACCGGTTCCGGACAAACGGGCGAAAGCATAGCAGCCGGAACTTTTGCATATTCGGAGGAACAATTCTGACGAGGAGGCGGACGATAAAAGGAATTTTTCAAATAAGATCCCATGGTCTCGTCCTCGCTGGAGGAAGAGGAAAATCCGGCCGATCGGATTTCCTTCGCGATGCTCGCCTTCGTAACGGCGGCGGTCACGTTCAATTGTTCCCACGCGAGTTTCAGCGCCTGCAAAGTGTAGGAATGTTTGGTCAACTCGAACTGGATTCTGAAATTTCTTCTGTAATTTTGATCCGCTTCCCGTATCGCGTCCGTTTGATCGTCGGGAAGAATTCCCTTTGCGGCCAGAGCCTCCGGCATGTCAAAATCGTTAGGAGAAATAAAAAACAATACTTCCGAAACGGAATCTAGTCGGGAAACGATTTCCTTTAAACGAAGATAGGAGCCCGAAGAGCCGTAGGCATCCACGCCTAAATTCAAGGTTTGGTATTCGATCCCTTTCAATCGGATTCCGTCCAAAAGGGAACAAAACGTATCCTCGTTTGTGACACCGAATCCCATGACCAAGCTATCTCCGAGGCAGAGCAATTTCGGTTTTCTCGGGATCGGTTCTTTCGTTCCTCTCAGACCGAGGGAATTGGTGGAGATTCTTCCTTCCCATTTTCCGGCAAAATGACGCACGAACACGGACTGGTTCGGTTCCAAGTCCACGTAGTATTCCGGGTGGTATTTGTGCAGTATTTTCAGGTCTCTATAGTACTGAAGGGAGGGAGCTTTTAGAAACCGAAGTCCGATCTCTGTCCCGAGGAAGGCAATTCCCACTAAAAAGAGGGCCCATCCCGCCTTTTTCGCAAAATTCATGAATACGGGAAAGCATCAAGGACAGGGCCAGACTGGCAAGCCATTTCGGTAGGTCCGAACGGAAGCGCCAAGAATCCATCCGGAAAAAAAGATCTACTTTACAAGAAACCCGTCTAAACAGTACAGTTAATTTAGAATCATTCTAAATATATAGAGGTTTGTTCCTATGTCTCACAAAGTCGTCATCATCGGTTCCGGTCCGGCAGGCCACACTGCCGCAATTTACGCTGCCCGAGCCAATTTAAAGCCGGTCCTGTACGAAGGATTTATGGCGGGGGGAATCGCGGCCGGAGGACAATTGACTACGACTACGGAAGTGGAGAATTTTCCAGGGTTTCCGGAAGGGATCGACGGAACTCATTTAACGCAACTGTTCCGTTCTCAATCGGAAAAGTACGGGACTACGATCCATACGCAAAACATCACTAAGGTGGATTTTTCTTCTCATCCGTTCAAACTTTGGTCGGACGAGGAACTCATCCAGGCGGACGC from Leptospira fletcheri includes:
- a CDS encoding LA_2490 family SGNH/GDSL-type esterase; this encodes MNFAKKAGWALFLVGIAFLGTEIGLRFLKAPSLQYYRDLKILHKYHPEYYVDLEPNQSVFVRHFAGKWEGRISTNSLGLRGTKEPIPRKPKLLCLGDSLVMGFGVTNEDTFCSLLDGIRLKGIEYQTLNLGVDAYGSSGSYLRLKEIVSRLDSVSEVLFFISPNDFDMPEALAAKGILPDDQTDAIREADQNYRRNFRIQFELTKHSYTLQALKLAWEQLNVTAAVTKASIAKEIRSAGFSSSSSEDETMGSYLKNSFYRPPPRQNCSSEYAKVPAAMLSPVCPEPVPADIRCEDHPPSGSELQPLPELTRRSYDGMIRLAKEKGFRLVPVIVPIQVEEIFCHTNGKYHKLENYALRASAYFEGKGVPVLRLKNDTKRMCRIEPGGHRIGILDYYIPEDGHFTKIGNKWLADSLAKHLEEPPFAL